The following coding sequences are from one Clostridioides difficile ATCC 9689 = DSM 1296 window:
- a CDS encoding thiamine pyrophosphate-dependent enzyme: MATEKLTPSVVSIPNKFCPGCGHGIVNRIIAEVIEEHGYEKNHVLTLGVGCVCNMNFSWNGDKMQTAHGRASSTAIGVKVALPDTLVMTYQGDGDAYVIGLSETLNTAYRNHNVTVFVINNNNFAMTGGQMSWTTMPGQVTTTSVNGRDIKTTGSPLKVPEMVANFFDVAYVARGSVHSPKEIINLKKYIKNAIEAQLNGEGYSLVEILAPCPTNWGVSLEKSIKWMEEEIVPYYALGEFKQRDGE, translated from the coding sequence ATGGCTACAGAAAAATTAACACCTAGCGTTGTTTCAATACCAAACAAGTTTTGCCCAGGTTGTGGTCATGGAATAGTAAATCGTATAATAGCAGAGGTAATAGAAGAACATGGATATGAAAAAAATCATGTATTAACATTAGGAGTTGGTTGTGTCTGCAATATGAATTTTAGCTGGAATGGTGATAAGATGCAAACTGCACATGGTAGAGCTTCATCTACAGCTATAGGAGTTAAAGTAGCACTTCCAGATACATTAGTAATGACTTACCAAGGTGATGGAGATGCTTATGTTATAGGTCTTTCTGAAACTTTAAATACAGCATATAGAAATCATAATGTGACTGTATTTGTAATAAACAATAATAATTTTGCAATGACTGGTGGACAAATGTCATGGACCACTATGCCGGGTCAAGTCACAACAACAAGTGTAAATGGAAGAGATATAAAGACTACTGGTAGTCCACTGAAAGTTCCTGAGATGGTGGCAAACTTCTTTGATGTAGCGTATGTAGCAAGAGGTTCAGTTCATAGCCCAAAGGAAATAATTAATCTAAAAAAATATATAAAAAATGCAATAGAAGCTCAATTAAATGGAGAGGGATATTCCTTAGTTGAAATATTAGCACCTTGCCCAACTAACTGGGGTGTATCACTAGAGAAATCTATCAAATGGATGGAAGAAGAAATAGTGCCATATTATGCTCTTGGCGAATTTAAGCAAAGGGATGGTGAATAG
- a CDS encoding ROK family protein, with translation MSNKQGSNIKDVKIKNKLIILKLLSTNTPMSRVDLAKSTGLTKMTLSNLVTELINENMIREIESSTLNAHSSGRKPILLDISNISPCICGILIRRNICKVIISDLKGNIVKQLSETYPKCLSNDVLKDIIKRMFTKIMKINKRDIIGIGISSIGPVDDINGTILNPPDFGNVSNLNIVDFIKEMSDLPIFLINDANSGALAEKMYGLGKNISNYIYLHIMNGIGAGLVLENKLHTGNLGQSGEIGHTSINFSGPLCSCGNNGCLDYYTSVSNLIKRIESLSHIYPNSPLINCKDFSLVKLIDEANNKDSLAMFLLDEFCTYVSYALVNTLTLIDCSSIIIGYDFNIPGTFIENTLLKKLTASASFSKYKKISVRHSNFGANAPLIGSIAIVSYNFFNGSINFY, from the coding sequence ATGAGTAACAAACAAGGTTCTAACATCAAAGATGTAAAAATTAAAAATAAGTTAATAATATTGAAATTACTTTCTACAAATACACCTATGTCCAGAGTTGATTTAGCTAAGTCTACAGGACTTACTAAAATGACTTTATCAAATCTAGTTACTGAACTTATTAATGAAAATATGATTAGGGAAATAGAGTCATCAACTTTAAATGCACATTCATCAGGTCGTAAACCCATTTTATTAGATATTTCTAATATATCGCCTTGTATTTGTGGAATCCTAATAAGAAGAAATATATGTAAGGTAATTATTTCAGATTTAAAAGGTAATATTGTAAAACAACTTTCTGAAACTTACCCTAAATGTCTATCAAATGATGTTTTAAAAGATATAATAAAAAGAATGTTTACTAAAATAATGAAAATCAACAAGAGAGATATAATTGGAATTGGTATTTCTTCAATAGGTCCAGTAGATGATATAAATGGTACCATACTAAATCCCCCAGATTTTGGAAATGTATCAAACCTAAATATAGTAGATTTTATAAAAGAAATGTCTGATTTGCCAATATTTTTGATAAATGATGCTAATTCGGGTGCATTAGCAGAAAAAATGTATGGTTTAGGTAAAAATATATCAAATTATATATACCTACACATAATGAATGGTATTGGAGCTGGTCTAGTTCTAGAAAATAAACTTCATACTGGCAACCTAGGACAAAGTGGAGAAATAGGACATACATCAATTAATTTTAGTGGACCATTGTGCAGTTGTGGTAACAATGGATGTTTAGATTATTATACAAGTGTCAGTAATCTAATTAAAAGAATTGAATCATTGAGCCATATTTATCCTAACTCCCCATTAATTAACTGTAAAGATTTTTCTTTAGTCAAGTTAATAGATGAGGCAAATAATAAAGATAGTCTTGCCATGTTTTTGCTTGATGAATTTTGTACATACGTATCATATGCATTAGTTAATACACTTACATTGATTGATTGTAGTTCTATAATAATAGGCTATGACTTTAATATACCTGGTACATTTATAGAAAATACATTATTAAAAAAATTGACTGCTTCAGCAAGTTTTTCTAAATATAAAAAAATAAGTGTAAGGCATTCAAATTTTGGAGCAAATGCACCATTAATTGGCTCTATAGCCATTGTAAGTTATAATTTTTTTAATGGTAGTATAAATTTTTATTAA
- a CDS encoding MFS transporter → MSSQESKPKGNLISNFRDDMRDPKKRAIYTYSSSINLAYNFIGYFVSTVTNIFLTDVAKLGVIMAGGMQIIQSFIKIAVAPITGTVFDKQPFKKGKYYPWLRYAPAALALTYGIFFIVPLMKISPALLLPLMTALLLIASCAQQVVFTIIYAIYPVVAKTPRDRVIGSTTTNIFKEVGKFLVGFSYPLLLVLFADVLGGEGMGYLGTYLFFAAGCLLVFWFSSTEIIKSGAEEEVLQKEEKPKIKASEMAKALFTNVPLMMAFCLEFLICIRSIGLGPLAPYYFKYVIEDERGLAVFLSIMPLVSVAFMFFAPVFIKICREQKLASIISFSICALCHLLVAWTPWGKTTLGVTMLLAIGGGFSNVVSIINLNFFAGSCDYGHWKSGKDLPGLSMSLYPVAIQVGVLLATTIRTVLMNSMGYQADMVVTEAVKSGFINMISYSMAIPLIIAVVIAILYPVSDKKLNQIREELNQRNA, encoded by the coding sequence GTGAGTAGTCAAGAAAGCAAACCAAAAGGAAATCTTATATCAAATTTTAGAGATGATATGAGAGACCCTAAGAAAAGAGCAATATACACATATTCAAGTTCTATAAACTTAGCGTACAATTTTATAGGTTACTTTGTATCAACTGTTACAAATATTTTTTTAACTGATGTGGCAAAACTTGGTGTAATTATGGCAGGTGGTATGCAAATTATACAATCTTTCATAAAAATTGCTGTAGCTCCTATAACAGGTACAGTATTTGACAAACAACCATTCAAAAAAGGAAAGTATTATCCATGGCTTAGATATGCACCAGCAGCGTTAGCATTAACATATGGAATATTTTTCATAGTTCCATTAATGAAAATAAGTCCAGCATTACTTTTACCTTTGATGACAGCTTTATTATTAATAGCATCTTGTGCTCAGCAAGTAGTTTTCACTATAATTTATGCTATTTACCCTGTAGTTGCTAAGACACCTAGAGACCGAGTTATAGGCTCAACTACTACGAATATATTTAAAGAAGTTGGTAAATTCTTAGTAGGTTTTTCATATCCGTTATTATTAGTTTTATTTGCAGATGTATTAGGTGGAGAAGGAATGGGTTATTTAGGTACCTACTTATTCTTTGCAGCAGGATGCCTTTTAGTATTTTGGTTTTCTTCAACAGAGATAATAAAATCTGGAGCAGAAGAAGAAGTTCTTCAAAAAGAAGAGAAGCCAAAGATTAAAGCAAGTGAAATGGCAAAAGCTTTATTCACTAATGTACCACTTATGATGGCATTTTGTTTAGAATTTCTTATATGTATAAGATCTATAGGATTAGGACCTTTGGCTCCATATTATTTTAAATATGTAATAGAAGATGAACGTGGATTAGCAGTATTTTTATCAATCATGCCTTTGGTAAGTGTAGCATTCATGTTTTTCGCACCAGTGTTTATAAAAATCTGTAGAGAGCAAAAACTAGCTTCAATAATTTCTTTTTCTATATGTGCACTATGCCACTTATTGGTTGCATGGACTCCTTGGGGGAAAACTACTTTAGGAGTAACTATGTTGTTGGCAATTGGTGGAGGTTTTTCAAATGTAGTATCAATAATAAATCTTAATTTCTTTGCCGGTTCTTGTGATTATGGGCATTGGAAATCAGGAAAAGACTTACCTGGCTTAAGTATGTCACTATATCCAGTTGCAATACAAGTAGGAGTATTACTTGCAACTACTATAAGAACAGTTTTAATGAACTCAATGGGATATCAAGCTGATATGGTAGTCACAGAAGCAGTTAAATCAGGTTTTATAAATATGATTTCTTATTCTATGGCAATACCTTTAATAATAGCTGTTGTTATAGCAATACTATATCCAGTAAGTGACAAGAAATTAAACCAAATAAGAGAAGAGTTAAATCAAAGAAATGCTTAG
- the hisC gene encoding histidinol-phosphate transaminase, with amino-acid sequence MIEKLLRNTVKELHQYVPGEPIEKVKEKYGVKEIIKLASNENPLGPSPKAIEAMIEMLKQGQLYPEPEANELRRKLAEKLDLKPENFIVANGADNVITLIGEAFINRGDEVIYCNPTFPSYRTATIKNEGIPVEVPLTEDYKYDLQGILDKITDKTKLICVCNPNNPTGTIVDDKELEEFLKKVPENIITILDEAYIEFLTVPNYVDGLKYVRENYNVIVTRTFSKIYGLAGLRVGYGIAKDEIIRTLFTVKEPFSANRVAISGATAALDDEEFIKETYELNRVGMAYFKEEFTKMGFDVVDSQSNFLYVDMKTDIPKLFEDLKKRGFVIRPSATHARVSIGTMEENKKFVAVLKEILNIKGEPSIG; translated from the coding sequence ATGATAGAAAAATTATTGAGAAATACCGTAAAAGAATTACATCAATATGTTCCAGGTGAACCAATAGAAAAAGTTAAGGAAAAATATGGTGTAAAAGAAATAATAAAATTAGCTTCAAATGAAAATCCTCTAGGACCATCACCAAAAGCAATAGAAGCTATGATTGAAATGTTAAAACAAGGTCAACTTTATCCAGAGCCAGAAGCTAACGAACTTAGAAGAAAATTAGCTGAAAAGTTAGATTTAAAACCAGAAAATTTTATTGTTGCTAATGGTGCAGATAACGTTATCACTCTAATAGGTGAGGCTTTTATAAATAGAGGAGATGAAGTTATATATTGTAACCCAACATTTCCATCATATAGAACTGCAACTATAAAAAATGAAGGGATACCAGTAGAAGTACCTTTAACAGAAGATTATAAGTATGATTTACAAGGTATATTAGATAAGATTACAGATAAAACAAAATTAATATGTGTATGTAACCCTAATAATCCAACAGGAACAATTGTGGATGATAAAGAGTTAGAAGAATTTTTAAAGAAAGTCCCTGAAAATATTATAACTATATTGGATGAAGCATATATAGAATTTTTAACAGTTCCTAATTATGTGGATGGACTTAAGTATGTAAGGGAAAATTATAACGTTATAGTAACAAGAACTTTCTCTAAAATATATGGTCTTGCAGGGCTTAGAGTAGGATATGGTATTGCTAAAGATGAGATAATAAGAACTTTATTTACAGTAAAAGAGCCTTTCTCTGCAAATCGTGTTGCTATAAGTGGAGCAACAGCAGCACTTGATGATGAAGAGTTTATAAAAGAAACATATGAATTAAATAGAGTTGGAATGGCTTACTTTAAAGAAGAGTTTACAAAAATGGGATTTGATGTTGTAGATTCACAATCAAATTTCCTTTATGTAGATATGAAAACAGATATACCTAAGTTATTTGAAGACTTGAAAAAAAGAGGGTTTGTAATAAGACCAAGTGCTACACATGCACGTGTAAGTATTGGAACTATGGAAGAAAATAAGAAATTTGTAGCAGTTTTAAAGGAAATATTAAATATTAAAGGAGAGCCAAGTATTGGATAA
- a CDS encoding acetate--CoA ligase family protein: MGLLNCIDKVNLWAGGSKWDLDTKKPGIGIVGQSGFITAEIVSSDYFNISYGFSTGNGNIVTLEDAVDFLVDDDYASVIAIYLEGLKNPQKFIDALKRAAQKRKPVIILKSGRSEKGAISAASHTGNLAGSSKAFESIFEKYGVISVENLEQFMCLAQAFSVLDGNLPANSNFAAINFSGGENTICADLAEENGVELAEISSETKEEMKKYLPGFATPKNPLDATTALFHEKDMIVGLLHTFEKDDSVGFTMVGANIRDEENEMHETLCKAVSEAREQGLKKPVFAVPTLEGNRYLDYRTRLEDNQVPIMSSVGTTFTCFNKMAKFIDYDYSKRTLEFKAVKKRESNNVVALSELDSKIEMKKYGVPVPGQGNAKSIDELDEILKYIKYPVVLKINSSEILHKSDVGGVKIGIKNRDEAVDAYNEILTNVKKAKPDANIDGILVQEMVESGIEIIIGITNDDQFGPMLLVGLGGVFVEVFKDTTLYPLPINHDEAIMMLKKLKSFKLLNGYRGSEPCDIDALADMMVKLGKYAYENKDEVKEIDLNPVFVYPKGKGVCAVDALIVKYK, encoded by the coding sequence ATGGGGTTGCTAAATTGTATAGATAAGGTTAATCTATGGGCAGGAGGTTCTAAATGGGATTTAGATACTAAAAAACCTGGTATAGGAATTGTAGGTCAAAGTGGATTTATAACTGCTGAAATTGTTTCAAGTGATTATTTTAATATATCTTATGGTTTTTCAACAGGAAATGGAAATATAGTTACACTAGAAGATGCAGTAGATTTCCTTGTAGATGATGATTATGCATCAGTAATAGCAATTTACCTTGAAGGTTTAAAAAATCCTCAAAAATTTATAGATGCTTTAAAAAGGGCAGCACAAAAAAGAAAGCCAGTAATAATATTGAAATCAGGAAGGTCAGAAAAAGGTGCTATTTCTGCTGCTTCTCATACAGGAAATTTAGCTGGTTCGAGTAAAGCTTTTGAAAGTATTTTTGAAAAATATGGAGTAATTTCTGTGGAAAATTTAGAACAGTTTATGTGTTTAGCACAAGCTTTTAGTGTTTTAGATGGTAATTTACCTGCAAATTCTAATTTTGCAGCAATAAACTTCTCAGGAGGAGAAAATACTATTTGTGCAGATTTAGCAGAAGAAAATGGTGTAGAACTTGCAGAAATATCTTCTGAAACTAAAGAAGAAATGAAAAAATATCTTCCAGGATTTGCAACACCTAAAAATCCACTAGATGCTACAACAGCATTATTCCATGAAAAGGATATGATAGTAGGTTTATTACATACCTTTGAAAAGGATGATAGTGTTGGATTTACTATGGTAGGTGCAAATATAAGAGATGAAGAAAATGAAATGCATGAAACCCTTTGTAAAGCTGTAAGTGAAGCTAGAGAACAAGGATTGAAAAAACCTGTGTTTGCAGTTCCTACACTTGAAGGAAATAGATATTTAGATTATAGGACTAGATTAGAAGATAATCAAGTGCCTATAATGTCATCAGTTGGAACTACATTTACTTGTTTTAATAAAATGGCTAAGTTTATAGATTATGATTATTCAAAAAGAACTTTAGAATTTAAAGCTGTTAAGAAAAGAGAGTCAAATAATGTAGTAGCATTATCAGAATTAGATAGTAAGATTGAGATGAAAAAATATGGAGTACCAGTTCCAGGACAAGGTAATGCAAAAAGTATTGATGAATTAGATGAAATCTTAAAATATATTAAGTATCCTGTTGTTTTAAAAATAAATTCTTCTGAAATATTGCACAAATCTGATGTTGGAGGAGTTAAAATAGGAATTAAGAATAGAGATGAGGCAGTAGATGCATATAATGAGATTTTAACTAATGTAAAAAAAGCAAAACCAGATGCTAATATTGATGGTATATTAGTTCAAGAAATGGTAGAAAGTGGTATAGAAATTATTATTGGTATAACTAATGATGACCAATTTGGACCAATGTTATTAGTCGGTTTAGGAGGAGTATTTGTAGAGGTATTTAAAGATACTACATTATATCCATTACCTATAAATCATGATGAAGCTATTATGATGCTTAAAAAACTAAAATCATTTAAGCTTTTAAATGGCTATAGAGGAAGTGAGCCTTGCGATATTGATGCTCTTGCAGATATGATGGTCAAATTAGGAAAATATGCTTATGAAAATAAGGATGAAGTCAAGGAAATAGACTTAAATCCAGTGTTTGTATATCCTAAAGGAAAAGGCGTATGTGCAGTAGATGCCTTAATAGTTAAATATAAATAG
- a CDS encoding ferritin, whose translation MISAKMEKLLNEQINHELYSAYLYLSMSSYLEAEGLKGFSNWFYVQYKEETDHAMFFYKYLHNVGGKVQLDAIPMPDSDFTSAMDILERTLAHEKKVTALINNLASVANSESDFRTSQFLLWFISEQAEEETNCEDNIKRVKLAGEGGLFFVDQEFANRTYAAPTNPPVTI comes from the coding sequence ATGATTTCAGCTAAAATGGAAAAATTACTTAATGAGCAGATTAACCATGAATTATATTCTGCGTATCTTTATCTTTCTATGTCTTCTTACCTTGAAGCAGAAGGACTTAAAGGATTTTCTAATTGGTTTTATGTTCAATATAAAGAAGAGACAGACCACGCTATGTTTTTTTACAAATACTTACATAATGTAGGAGGAAAGGTTCAACTTGATGCTATCCCAATGCCAGATTCAGACTTTACTTCTGCAATGGATATTCTTGAGCGTACGTTAGCTCATGAAAAAAAGGTTACAGCTTTAATAAACAACTTAGCATCTGTAGCAAACTCTGAATCAGACTTTAGAACTTCTCAATTCTTACTTTGGTTTATATCTGAACAAGCAGAAGAAGAGACAAATTGTGAAGACAATATAAAACGTGTTAAACTTGCCGGAGAGGGTGGTCTATTCTTTGTTGACCAAGAATTTGCTAATCGTACATATGCAGCTCCAACAAACCCACCTGTGACAATATAA
- a CDS encoding CoA-binding protein has translation MSLEKLIRPKSIAIVGVTDKLGFGRSAALSIVKSKETDRVYYVNPKREELFGRKCYKTIQEVPEVVDCVVVCTPRNVVPSVLKDSGELGTKAVVVYASGFAEEGTE, from the coding sequence ATGAGTTTGGAAAAACTTATTAGACCAAAAAGTATTGCTATAGTAGGAGTGACTGATAAACTTGGTTTTGGAAGAAGTGCAGCACTTAGTATAGTAAAAAGTAAGGAAACAGATAGAGTATATTATGTTAATCCCAAAAGAGAAGAATTGTTTGGGAGAAAATGTTATAAGACGATACAAGAAGTTCCAGAAGTAGTAGACTGTGTAGTAGTATGTACGCCTAGAAATGTAGTTCCATCTGTATTAAAAGATTCTGGAGAGTTAGGAACAAAGGCAGTAGTGGTATATGCTAGTGGATTTGCAGAGGAAGGTACAGAGTAA
- a CDS encoding 2-oxoacid:acceptor oxidoreductase family protein, whose translation MEKELVFAGFGGQGVLTLGLIVAESALELGKQVTWMPAYGPTMRGGKAYSVVKFSDESIGGPDMEEIDVLVAMNKPSLDYINLVKEGGTVVINTSAIDENVTLREDISVVKINCQELAQKVNNPKAANIVVLGALIAKTGLFEKELALKTMCDFFEEKGKGKFNVQNEAAFMEGYNNAI comes from the coding sequence ATGGAAAAAGAGCTAGTATTTGCAGGGTTTGGTGGTCAAGGAGTTTTAACTCTTGGTCTGATTGTAGCTGAGTCAGCACTTGAATTGGGGAAACAAGTAACTTGGATGCCTGCATATGGTCCAACTATGAGAGGTGGAAAAGCCTATAGTGTAGTAAAGTTTTCTGATGAGAGTATAGGTGGGCCTGATATGGAAGAAATAGATGTTTTAGTAGCAATGAATAAACCATCTTTAGATTATATAAATTTAGTTAAAGAAGGTGGAACAGTAGTTATTAATACATCTGCAATAGATGAGAATGTAACATTAAGAGAAGATATAAGTGTAGTTAAAATAAATTGTCAGGAATTAGCTCAAAAAGTAAACAATCCAAAAGCAGCAAATATAGTAGTACTTGGAGCATTAATTGCTAAAACTGGGTTATTTGAAAAAGAATTAGCTTTAAAAACTATGTGTGATTTCTTTGAGGAAAAAGGAAAAGGAAAGTTTAATGTTCAAAATGAAGCAGCATTCATGGAAGGCTATAATAACGCCATTTGA
- a CDS encoding 4Fe-4S binding protein yields the protein MNLKINAERCKSCEYCVISCKKGALKISSKINKEGYAHVEVDESKCILCGICYQVCPDNVFEIIKEEACQEA from the coding sequence ATGAACTTAAAAATAAACGCAGAGAGATGTAAAAGTTGTGAATACTGCGTTATATCTTGTAAAAAAGGAGCATTAAAAATATCAAGTAAGATAAATAAAGAAGGTTATGCTCATGTAGAAGTTGATGAGAGTAAATGCATACTTTGTGGAATTTGCTATCAGGTGTGTCCAGATAATGTTTTTGAAATAATTAAAGAAGAAGCATGTCAAGAGGCTTAG
- the vorB gene encoding 3-methyl-2-oxobutanoate dehydrogenase subunit VorB: MKKMWKGNHAIAEAALRGGCEFYAGYPITPQTEVMEFLSHRMSELGRTFIQSENEMAAIYMVYGAYASGMRSMTSSSGPGISLKQEGISYLCANHYPCVIVNVQRWGPGLGSLDSAQTDYLRDTRGGGNGDYHLIVYAPNSIQETVDLMYNSFDVAEKYRVPVEILTEAALGQMMEPVEFPEFKKREGDLGWTYDGSNRDHAKVADNQKPTFCMEKRMRITENEQQWEDYQVEDAEYVFVAFGIPSRTTMNAVRRLREQGEKVGIIRPITVWPFPYKAFEKVSKDVKGFISVESTDTGQLVEDVALASKKVCKENVPVYGLFSGNHIPKTLQVMDTYSKIKSGEIKEVF; encoded by the coding sequence ATGAAAAAGATGTGGAAGGGGAACCACGCCATTGCAGAAGCAGCCCTAAGAGGAGGTTGTGAATTTTATGCAGGATATCCAATTACACCACAAACAGAGGTAATGGAATTTTTATCACATAGAATGTCTGAACTTGGAAGAACTTTTATACAGTCCGAAAATGAGATGGCTGCTATATATATGGTATATGGAGCATATGCAAGTGGAATGAGGTCTATGACGAGTTCTTCAGGACCAGGAATATCTTTAAAACAAGAAGGGATTTCTTACTTATGTGCAAATCATTACCCTTGTGTAATCGTAAATGTACAGAGATGGGGGCCTGGTCTTGGCTCATTGGACTCAGCACAGACAGACTATCTAAGAGATACTAGAGGGGGAGGAAATGGAGATTATCATTTGATAGTTTATGCACCAAACAGTATTCAAGAGACTGTAGATTTGATGTATAACTCATTTGATGTAGCGGAGAAGTACAGAGTGCCTGTTGAAATTTTGACAGAAGCAGCTTTAGGTCAAATGATGGAACCAGTAGAATTTCCAGAGTTTAAGAAGAGAGAAGGAGATTTAGGTTGGACTTATGATGGAAGTAATAGAGACCATGCAAAGGTTGCAGATAACCAAAAGCCAACTTTTTGTATGGAGAAACGTATGAGAATAACTGAAAATGAACAACAATGGGAAGATTATCAAGTAGAAGATGCAGAATATGTGTTTGTAGCGTTCGGTATACCATCAAGAACAACTATGAATGCTGTTAGAAGACTTAGAGAACAAGGTGAAAAAGTTGGAATAATAAGACCAATAACAGTATGGCCTTTCCCATATAAAGCATTTGAAAAGGTAAGTAAAGATGTAAAAGGATTTATCTCAGTAGAATCAACAGACACAGGTCAATTAGTAGAAGATGTTGCTTTAGCCTCAAAGAAAGTATGTAAAGAAAATGTACCTGTGTATGGTTTATTTAGTGGAAATCATATACCAAAAACATTGCAAGTAATGGACACTTATAGCAAAATAAAATCTGGCGAAATCAAGGAGGTGTTCTAA
- a CDS encoding sodium:solute symporter family protein, protein MLLLIVTCAIYIWIGFYFSKKVKTASDFLIAGRNLPLPILAATIAATSFGGGCLVGGVQWGAERGLWVGMYSTIGAALACFINAFFAGKLRSLSCDITPADYIETRYGHSIFLRAYQSLVTPISILAIMGSQLISFGSVSTAFGIPYDIAVIIGVIVIIIYTYTSGMWGVAVSAFIQLAICIVFLPIVAYISLKLVGDNPLLMLQSMVKEPFFPGNKSISDFMYTVLPLVLGSIFSYESFLRYQCADNAKNAVKSSVIAGFILLFLAFPIGIIGAIGGSLFPNISSVQVLPQMISTTLPPLISVLFLAAILAAIMSTADSLMTSMSAIISRDIYNKLLHPNIEFNDLKNTLKYSQIASALTAIIGAIIALKFDSLLELLFWPAPLCTGVIFAPFVIGLCWKGATKKGAIYAVIVSVILALLNMIGILTVFDRILVPIIGGSITIFIVSKFSKKD, encoded by the coding sequence ATGTTACTTTTAATTGTTACGTGTGCAATATACATATGGATTGGTTTTTATTTTTCAAAAAAAGTTAAAACAGCATCCGATTTCCTAATCGCAGGTAGAAATCTGCCTTTGCCTATACTAGCTGCAACCATTGCTGCTACATCTTTTGGAGGAGGGTGCTTAGTTGGTGGAGTTCAATGGGGAGCTGAAAGAGGACTTTGGGTTGGAATGTATTCTACTATAGGTGCAGCTTTAGCTTGCTTTATAAATGCATTTTTCGCAGGAAAATTAAGAAGCTTATCTTGTGATATAACACCTGCTGATTATATTGAAACTAGATATGGTCATAGTATATTTTTAAGAGCTTATCAAAGTCTTGTAACACCAATATCTATACTAGCTATTATGGGTAGTCAATTAATTTCTTTTGGTTCTGTATCTACTGCATTTGGTATTCCTTATGATATAGCTGTAATTATAGGAGTTATAGTTATCATTATATATACTTATACATCAGGAATGTGGGGAGTTGCAGTATCAGCATTTATTCAACTTGCTATTTGTATAGTGTTTTTGCCAATAGTAGCTTATATAAGCTTAAAATTAGTTGGCGACAACCCTTTACTTATGTTACAATCAATGGTAAAAGAACCATTCTTTCCAGGAAATAAATCGATTAGTGATTTTATGTATACAGTTTTACCATTAGTTTTAGGCTCAATATTTTCTTATGAAAGTTTTTTAAGATATCAATGTGCTGATAATGCTAAAAATGCAGTTAAAAGTAGTGTAATTGCAGGATTTATACTATTATTTCTTGCTTTCCCTATAGGAATAATTGGAGCTATTGGTGGTAGTTTATTTCCAAATATATCATCTGTTCAGGTTTTACCTCAAATGATATCGACTACTTTACCACCTTTAATATCTGTATTATTCTTAGCTGCTATATTGGCTGCCATAATGTCTACTGCCGATTCATTAATGACCTCAATGAGTGCTATTATATCAAGAGATATTTATAACAAATTATTACATCCTAATATAGAATTTAATGATTTAAAAAATACTCTAAAGTATTCTCAAATTGCATCAGCTTTGACAGCTATAATAGGTGCAATCATAGCACTTAAATTTGATAGTTTATTAGAATTATTGTTTTGGCCAGCTCCATTATGTACAGGTGTAATATTTGCACCATTTGTAATTGGTCTTTGCTGGAAAGGTGCTACAAAAAAAGGAGCTATCTATGCTGTTATAGTAAGTGTTATATTGGCATTATTAAATATGATTGGTATTCTTACTGTATTTGACAGAATTTTGGTTCCTATAATAGGTGGTTCTATTACAATATTTATAGTTAGCAAATTTTCAAAAAAAGATTGA